The DNA segment CGTCCCCGGATACGAGGACCGCGTTCGGGAACTCGTCTGCCGGGAGTTCGAAGGCGCGGTCGATTCAGTCGAAACCGACGCGATGGGGAACGTCGTCGGGACAATCGAAGGCGAGAGCGATTACTCGGTGGCGGTCGCCGCTCACATGGACGAGATCGGCTTCATGGTGCGTCACGTCACTGAGGACGGCTTCCTCGCCGTCGACCCCCTCGGCGGGTGGGACCCCGAGGTGCTCCGCGCTCAGCGAGTGACCGTCCACGCCGCCGAGGAGGACCTGACTGGCGTCATCGGTTCGATTCCGACCCACGTCCAGGACGACGACGAGGGCGGCCTCTCGGTTGAGGACGTGACCGTCGACCTCGGTCTCCCCGTCGAGGAAGTCGAGGAGCGCGTCGCGGTCGGCGACCTCGTGAGCATGGACCAGACGACCGAACTGATGGGTGACGCCGTCACTGGAAAGGCGCTCGACGACCGTGTCTGCCTGTTCGCGATGCTCGAAGCCGCCGGGCGAATCGAGAACCCGGACGTGACGGTCCACTTCTGCGCAACGGTCCAGGAGGAACTGGGCGTCCGGGGCGCGCCCGCGGTCAGCGTCGACGTCGACCCGGACCTCGCCGTCGCGCTCGACGTGACCGTCGCCAACGACATCCCCGCCGTGGAAGACGAGGCGGACTACGTGACCGAACTCGGCGGGGGCGCGGCGATAAAGCTCAAAGACTCCAGCGTCGTCACCACGCCGAAGGTCCACCGCCGGATGCGCGCGGTGGCCGAGGACCGCGACATCCCCCACCAGACCGAGATTCTGCCCTCGGGTGCGACCGACACCGCGGGCTTCCAGAACACCCACGGCGCGAAACCGGTGGGTGCCATCTCGGTGCCGACCCGTTACCTCCACACCGTGACCGAGACGGTCCACCGCGAGGACCTCGCGGCGACTATCGACCTCCTGACGGCGTTCCTGGAAACCGAAACCGGCGAGCACGACTACGCGCTGTAGGTTTGTTCT comes from the Halorussus vallis genome and includes:
- a CDS encoding M42 family metallopeptidase, encoding MDYDFELLRELTETSGVPGYEDRVRELVCREFEGAVDSVETDAMGNVVGTIEGESDYSVAVAAHMDEIGFMVRHVTEDGFLAVDPLGGWDPEVLRAQRVTVHAAEEDLTGVIGSIPTHVQDDDEGGLSVEDVTVDLGLPVEEVEERVAVGDLVSMDQTTELMGDAVTGKALDDRVCLFAMLEAAGRIENPDVTVHFCATVQEELGVRGAPAVSVDVDPDLAVALDVTVANDIPAVEDEADYVTELGGGAAIKLKDSSVVTTPKVHRRMRAVAEDRDIPHQTEILPSGATDTAGFQNTHGAKPVGAISVPTRYLHTVTETVHREDLAATIDLLTAFLETETGEHDYAL